A portion of the Nitratidesulfovibrio termitidis HI1 genome contains these proteins:
- the trxA gene encoding thioredoxin: MAVQITDANFEANVLKSSLPVLIDFWAPWCGPCRAMGPVIDELSAEYDGKVLIAKMNVDENPATPSKYGIRAIPTLILFKGGEVVEQITGAVSKSSIKDMIAQKALG; the protein is encoded by the coding sequence ATGGCCGTTCAGATCACCGACGCCAACTTCGAAGCCAACGTCCTCAAATCCTCCCTTCCCGTGCTGATCGACTTCTGGGCTCCCTGGTGCGGTCCGTGTCGCGCGATGGGCCCCGTCATCGACGAACTGTCCGCCGAATACGACGGCAAGGTGCTCATCGCCAAGATGAACGTGGACGAAAACCCCGCCACCCCCTCCAAGTACGGCATCCGCGCCATCCCCACCCTGATCCTGTTCAAGGGCGGCGAAGTGGTCGAGCAGATCACCGGCGCCGTGTCCAAGAGCAGCATCAAGGACATGATCGCGCAGAAGGCCCTTGGCTAA